A stretch of Rhodospirillales bacterium DNA encodes these proteins:
- a CDS encoding type II toxin-antitoxin system VapC family toxin, translated as MAFVADASVVGAWVLNEDDPLAESALARLETEDALAPDLLWHEIRNILIVAVRRNRIGKSDVLALLQRLADLPLENAGGGDSIEIVRLAGRHRLSAYDAAYLALAVARKLPLATMDKRLAAAARAEGVALVGPAPRA; from the coding sequence GCGTCCGTCGTGGGCGCCTGGGTCCTGAACGAGGACGATCCGCTCGCCGAATCCGCGCTGGCCCGTTTGGAGACGGAGGACGCGCTCGCGCCCGACCTGCTTTGGCACGAAATCCGCAACATCCTGATCGTCGCCGTGCGACGGAACCGGATCGGCAAAAGCGACGTCCTGGCGCTCCTGCAGCGCCTCGCCGATTTGCCGCTTGAGAACGCGGGCGGGGGCGACAGTATCGAGATCGTGCGCTTGGCCGGGCGTCATCGGCTGAGCGCCTACGACGCTGCCTATCTCGCGCTCGCGGTCGCGCGAAAGCTCCCCTTGGCGACGATGGACAAACGCCTCGCGGCGGCCGCCCGCGCGGAAGGCGTTGCGCTGGTCGGGCCGGCGCCGCGCGCGTGA